GGTGGGGAGCTCGTCGGCACCTTTGCACGTGAGGCCCTTGGCGACGTATCGGGCGCCGTCGGCCACCAGTTGGCCGAGGAGCGCGCGCTGGTTCTCGACGGGATGCCCGTACGGCTTGCTGTAGCCGACCTGGATGTGAACCTGCTGTATGAGGCCCAGCTCTTCGTTGGGGCAGTCGACGTAGAGGTGAGCGCTCGTGTCGTTGCCCCAGCCCTTGACCTTGCCCCAGCCGAGCGGTGCGTTCTCCTTCCGCTTGGGGTACTTGGCCAACTGCTCCTTGAATCCTTCAGGGGTCTCGCGCACGTAGAAGAACTGGACCGTCGCGCCCCCGCCGCGAACCCTGCACCAAGTCGACACGTGTGTCTGGGCGGGTCCGGGGCCCAGATACTCCTGATACGGGTCGCCGTGTTCCGGGAGCAGCCGCACCAGAGGCGCTCTCGAAACCGATCCGCCGCAGACGCGCTCCGGCACGGCGACCGGCGCGGCCGTCGGCTTGGCCGCAGCCCGCCACCAGATCACGCCGACGGCTACGGCCAGTACGAGCCCCAGCGCGGCGAACGCGAGTCCGCGACGAGAAGGGCGGGTGATACTGCCGCCCGCTCGCGTCCCGGGCATTCAGCTGCCCCCGGACTGCGCGGGGAGCGGCTCGTATCCGCGTTGTGCGTTCACGCCGTTCTGGAAGCCCGTCTGTGTCTCCTCGAAGGCGCCATGGCGCCGTCCTTCCCTCAGTGCACACCGCCGACCGCGACCGGTACTCGCCCCGGCGCGGGTCACCCGAAGGTCGCAGGCCCGGTGGGGAGCTCTTCGGCACCTTTGCACGTGAGGCCCTTGGCGACGTATCGGGCGCCGTCGGCCACCAGTTGGCCGAGGAGCGCGCGCTGGTTCTCGACGGGATGCCCGTACGGCTTGCTGTAACTGACCCTCACGTGCACCTGCTTCACGAGGCCCCGTTCCGCGTCGGGGCAGTCGACGTAGAGGTTGGCGACCGTGTCGTTTCCCCATCCCTTGACCTGGCCCCAACGGAGGGGGGCGTTTCCCTTCCGTTGGGGGTACGTCGCGAGCTGCTCCTTGAACCCGTCGGGGATCTCCCGCACGTAGAAGAACCTGACCGTCGCGCCTCCGCCGTGTGCGGTACACCAGGTGGAGACGTGCGTTCGGCCGGGCCCCGGCTCCAGGCGTTCTCTGTAGGGATCTCCTTGCTCCGGCAGCAGTTTGACGAGGGGGCCCCTCGAAACGGACCCGTCGCAGACCCGATCCGGCACCGTGACCGGTGTCGACCGTGGTTGCGCCGCTGCCCGCCACCAGATCACACCCACGGCCACGGCCAGAGCGAGCACCAGTGCGACGAGAAGGCGTCCGCGACGCGAGAGGTGGGTGACGGTCCGCCATGTTCGGCTGCCGGACATTCAGTTGCCTCCGGGCTTCGACGGGGGCGCAGTGTACCCACGCCCATTGTCCACGCCGCCGTTGAAGCCCGTCTCCGCCGCGGAATAGGCACTGTCACCTAGCATCTGCTGCAACTCCCAGGACAGGCCGGCACGCTGAGCGCCGATTACGGCGGCCTGCCGGGCAGCCGCCCGGCTGTCAATGGACTGATCTCCGATCACCTTGTCCGCCGCGTCCTTACCCTCGCCCGTCGTGTCGCGTTCGTACTTCTCCAGGACGCCGTCCTTGACGTCCTCGATCATCCATGCGGCCGGGGCGCCCACTATGGATGCCTCAAGCGGCTTGATGGCCAGGCCGAACCCGCGCTCCACCCATGTGCCGCCCTCCTGCAGGCCCTTGTTGAAGTCCTCGTCCCCGGCGGTCTTGTCGATGTAGACGGCATCGGCACGTGCCTCCGATGCGATACCCGCGATCACGGCGCCTGGTTTGGTGAACGTGGCGACCTCTTCGCGCAGGTCGGCCACACCCCCCTGCGACTCGCCCTTCGCGTAATGCGCCGACAGGCCGGACAGGGCGTCGGACGTCGTCGCCTGCTGGGCGTTGATGATCGCTCCGTATGCGTCAGGGTCCCGTGCGACAACGCTGACGAAGTTCCGCGCCGCACCGTCGTCGAGGCCCGCGTCCACCCCGAACGTCTCCAGCCGTGACGCCCCCATCACCTTCTGGAAGTCCCGCATGTACTCCGCCGTCATGTTCCCGAGGCTGTCCCGCAGGGGAGTCAAGGCGCCCGTCTTCTTCTCGTCGCCCTCGCCCGTGACGGAGATCAGCGCGTTCCCTGGCTCCGTGCCGAACTTCTCCACCACCCGGTGCATCAGCTCCGCCTGCTCCTCCGAGTGTTTCACCGGCTTCGCGTTCTCGTCGTCGTACGCCCTGCCCGTCACCGCCGACTCCAGTGCGTGGCCCAGTGCGTCCGGACCCGAGTCCTTCGCCTTCTGGGCGGCCTCGTCCCAGGCCTTCTGGCCGTCGCCGTCGCCGATGGCGGGGCCACCCTCCGAGCGGTCGTCGGGCCAGGGGTGGTCCTTGTCGGTGAACATGTCGAAGTAGTCGGTGTACGTCTTGCCGCCCTCGCCGTACGGGGAGGGCTTGAGGTCCTTCAGGTACAGGTTCCCGTCGCCGTCCTGCCGCACGTTGTACTGATCGAGGACGCTGAACCCCGAGCCGCCGTGGACCCGTTCGAAGTAGGCGGCGTCCATCTTCCGGCCGTCGTCCGAGTAAGGGATCATCTTGCCGTCGAAGAAGTCCTTCGACGCCTCCGGGCTGTGGCCGAGCGCCTCCAGGATGCCGGTCATGGGGTTGTAGCCGTAACTGCCGTCCGTGCCTGCCGGGTTGAGGTTGATCCCGATGTACGGCTCGTTTGCGGGCTTGTGCAGCCCGTGGCCCAGTCGCAGTTGTGACGCGTGCTCGGCGATCGGGGTGAGGAAGCGCTTGTCGTACTCGCCGTAGCGCAGGATGTTGGAGAGGACCTGGTAGCCGGACGGGTTGAAGCTTCCCCGTCGCTCCGGGTGTACGTCGATCGTGCCCGATCCGGCCCGGCGCAGTTCCGTCTGCCACTGCTCCGAGAGATGGGGCTTGTTGTCAGGGTCGGTCGCCGTGGCCAGGGAGTAACCGAGATCCTGCTGGAGCGCCTTGAGGGAGTCGGACCGTTCCTTGCTGTCCCCGTCGGTCTTCATCGTCAGATCCGCGAAGAACTCGAGGCTTCGTTCCGGGCCGAGCCGGTCGTAGAACGCCGTCGTGAACTCCGGCGATTCGCGGTGCTCGTGGAGGAGCGTCCGGAGTTCCTTCAGTTCCGCGTCCGTCATCCTGTCGCCCTTGCGGGCGAGTTCCTCGGCGCGTGACGCGTACATCTCCCCGGGGTTGGCGAACTTCGGCCCGCTGAAGTCGTGCGGGTCGCTGCCCATGTTGGCCTTCAGCGTCCTCGCGAAGGAGCTGTCGGCCTCGTCGGCCTCGTCCAGGACCGCGCGGATCCGGCGCTCGATGTGGGCGAGATCGGCCTGTTCCTTGCGTACCAGCCCGTCGTAATCCGGGTCGTGTTTGCCCGCGGTGCCGACGTTGTCGGCGACGGGCTTGAGCGCGTGGACCTTTCCGTCCGGCTCCACACCGACACCGAGCTTGGGGGCCTCTTCCCCGACGATCTTCCGCAGGTCGTTTCTCGCCTTCTCGAAAGCCGCGTAGGCCTGGTCGAGGACGGCCTGCACGCCCTTGGCGGACCGGGCGGCGTCGTCGAACTCCTTGGCCGTCTTGGCGATGAAGGGCCGCGTGACGGATGCGTTCACCCCCTCCCACCGCGCCTTGTCGGACTTGGCCTTCATGCCGTCGCGCGCGTCCCTGGCGAGCGTCTCCAGCTTGGCCGCCATCTGCGTCCAGTCGGTCACCGCCTCCTTCAGTTTCCCGAGAGGAGCGTGCAGTACGTCGTCGAATCCCAGTGTCACGGTGCCGTCCCCGCCCTACGTGAAGTGGCCGTCGATCTGCGACGCGCGCAGGGAGACGACGATGTCGTCCTCTTCCTTCTGGTGGGCGGCCGCGCTGTGGTCCAGATGGTTGGAGATGTTCGCGCAGGCGTCCGCGAGCGTCCTGAGCTGCCGGGACCAGATGTCGTTGACGCCCAACAGGGCGGTGCCCAGGGCGTAGTTGTCGTTGATGAGGGCGATGGAGGCGTCGTGCGTGCTCTGCCGTGCGTGGTCGCCGTCGCCGGAGAGCCGGCTGTAGAGCGTGTACGCCTCGCTGCCGACCGCCCCCAGGTCGTCCTGATTGACCGTCAGGTCGGTCCCGCCGCCGCCCCCGCCCCCACTCGCGGCGGCCTGGTTCAGCCGCATCTGAACGTTCGCATGTGCACTGGCGCGGGCCGCGCCCCACTCCCCGTCGAACGACACTGTCGCCCATCCTCCCCGTGATCTCCGGCGTACGATCCTGTCAGATCGCCGTCGGACGGGAGAGGGGGAACGCGTTGCTATCGGAATCTTGACGGGATCCGTACGCGCTGCGGCGGGAAACAGGACCGCCGAAAACGGGGCCGCCGGAAACGGTGCCGCCGGAAACGGGACCGCCCGCCCCGCGAAGATCACGGGGCGGGCGGTGGGTGTGTCAGGTGCGGCACATGGGCCGTTGGAGCAGGGGCTCAGCCGCGCTGGATGCCCGTGGTGTCCTGGAGGACACCGCGGCGGCCGTCCTGCGTCTGGGCCACCAGGGCCGGACCGCGCTGCTCGACCGCCAGGTACCAGGTACCGGGGGCCAGTTCGGCGATCGGCGCCTGCGAGCCGTCCTCCGCGTACAGCGGGCGGGCGACCGGGACGGCGAACCAGAACGGCGCGAAGTCCGCGCCAGGCTGCGCCGCGGCCTGCGGCTGCGGGGCCGGCGCCGGGGCGGCCTGCGGCTCCGGCTGCTGCGGGGCGTGCGGCTGGGGAGCGTGCGGCTGCGGGGCGCCCTGCGCGCCGAACGGCTGGCCCGCACCC
The sequence above is a segment of the Streptomyces sp. NBC_01255 genome. Coding sequences within it:
- a CDS encoding DUF6571 family protein produces the protein MTLGFDDVLHAPLGKLKEAVTDWTQMAAKLETLARDARDGMKAKSDKARWEGVNASVTRPFIAKTAKEFDDAARSAKGVQAVLDQAYAAFEKARNDLRKIVGEEAPKLGVGVEPDGKVHALKPVADNVGTAGKHDPDYDGLVRKEQADLAHIERRIRAVLDEADEADSSFARTLKANMGSDPHDFSGPKFANPGEMYASRAEELARKGDRMTDAELKELRTLLHEHRESPEFTTAFYDRLGPERSLEFFADLTMKTDGDSKERSDSLKALQQDLGYSLATATDPDNKPHLSEQWQTELRRAGSGTIDVHPERRGSFNPSGYQVLSNILRYGEYDKRFLTPIAEHASQLRLGHGLHKPANEPYIGINLNPAGTDGSYGYNPMTGILEALGHSPEASKDFFDGKMIPYSDDGRKMDAAYFERVHGGSGFSVLDQYNVRQDGDGNLYLKDLKPSPYGEGGKTYTDYFDMFTDKDHPWPDDRSEGGPAIGDGDGQKAWDEAAQKAKDSGPDALGHALESAVTGRAYDDENAKPVKHSEEQAELMHRVVEKFGTEPGNALISVTGEGDEKKTGALTPLRDSLGNMTAEYMRDFQKVMGASRLETFGVDAGLDDGAARNFVSVVARDPDAYGAIINAQQATTSDALSGLSAHYAKGESQGGVADLREEVATFTKPGAVIAGIASEARADAVYIDKTAGDEDFNKGLQEGGTWVERGFGLAIKPLEASIVGAPAAWMIEDVKDGVLEKYERDTTGEGKDAADKVIGDQSIDSRAAARQAAVIGAQRAGLSWELQQMLGDSAYSAAETGFNGGVDNGRGYTAPPSKPGGN